Proteins from one Dromiciops gliroides isolate mDroGli1 chromosome 6, mDroGli1.pri, whole genome shotgun sequence genomic window:
- the LOC122731840 gene encoding LOW QUALITY PROTEIN: olfactory receptor 10Q1-like (The sequence of the model RefSeq protein was modified relative to this genomic sequence to represent the inferred CDS: inserted 1 base in 1 codon) has product MFSPNILHLNQSGPTEFVFWVFTTSPKIQALLSCFFLLLYMMILCGNTTIICVVFTHNSLHTPMYFFLSNLSFLEICFTTTVVSLMLSNIFGAQKPIPLAGCSAQMFIFLSLGAXCFLLAIMAYDHYVAICHPLHYTLIMTKKRCTQLVVGSMSLAILLELQLTALICTLPFCGHILEINHFLCDAPPVLCLACGDIKMQQAILFMVDTLVLTVPFLLISISYIIIANTILRIQSAEGSWWAFSTCSSHLSAVLLEYGSTTLLYMRPRSSTSEDEDRQLALVNTFVVPLLIPFIYTLRNKDIKGALKKSMSCKRASKAQ; this is encoded by the exons ATGTTTTCTCCCAACATTCTCCATCTCAACCAGTCTGGCCCAACTGAGTTTGTGTTCTGGGTGTTCACCACTTCCCCCAAGATCCAAGCCCTACtctcttgtttcttccttctcctctacaTGATGATCTTATGTGGCAACACTACCATCATCTGTGTTGTGTTTACTCATAACTCCTTGCACACCCCCATGTACTTCTTCCTGTCTAATCTATCCTTCCTAGAGATCTGTTTCACCACTACTGTGGTATCATTGATGCTTTCTAACATCTTTGGGGCTCAGAAGCCCATCCCATTGGCTGGCTGCTCAGCCCAGATGTTCATCTTTCTCAGTCTTGGTG TCTGTTTTCTATTGGCTATCATGGCATATGACCACTATGTGGCCATCTGCCATCCTTTACACTACACCCTCATCATGACCAAGAAGCGATGCACCCAGCTGGTGGTTGGTTCCATGAGCCTAGCTATTCTCCTTGAACTTCAGCTCACAGCACTTATCTGCACTCTTCCATTCTGCGGACATATCCTGGAAATCAACCACTTCTTGTGTGATGCCCCACCTGTCCTATGCCTGGCCTGTGGGGATATCAAAATGCAACAAGCTATTCTATTTATGGTGGATACCCTTGTGCTCACTGTCCCCTTCTTGCTCATCTCCATCTCATACATCATCATTGCCAACACCATTCTCCGCATCCAGTCTGCTGAGGGAAGTTGGTGGGCTTTTTCAACCTGCTCTTCACATCTCTCTGCAGTGCTACTAGAATATGGAAGTACTACTCTGCTCTACATGCGTCCAAGATCCAGTACTTCTGAAGATGAGGATCGGCAACTGGCTTTGGTTAATACCTTTGTTGTTCCTCTGCTCATCCCCTTCATATACACCCTACGGAACAAGGATATCAAAGGGGCACTGAAAAAATCCATGAGCTGCAAAAGAGCTTCTAAAGCTCAGTAA